One genomic segment of Hordeum vulgare subsp. vulgare chromosome 2H, MorexV3_pseudomolecules_assembly, whole genome shotgun sequence includes these proteins:
- the LOC123427346 gene encoding probable LRR receptor-like serine/threonine-protein kinase At1g63430: MMARLLLGVSLLLLVGLRLGRAATAVASEPSVSDDMRALLAFKRAISDDPLSDWNSSDADPCWWSGVWCSFSSWNSSDSRVVALDLSNSSLSGFLAPEIGSLTSLQKLILDHNAFTGSIPREIGKLKNLTVLNLGANQLVGPIPSETGDMKNISTIDLHANRLSGAIPPELGKLANLKELRLSNNNLTGTIPGSNDSIMVSTNNEDGVGLCQLAQLTDIDLSDNLLTGSIPACLGHIQRSRMAGNCFENNGTMNRPDWQCGNSTDAGKDNNSIGKDGQQKSKLQPLWLLIVEVVTGVSVLTVLTLCVIAGIRRRKDRSSRRNGVPWTRALSWKENNVISIDDDLLANVPKITRQELAEACEDFSNIIGSSHETVVYKGTMKDGREIAVVSMSAPAHYWTNYVELYFQKEVVEMARLGHENAAKMVGYCKSSDPFSRMVVFEYPPNGTLYEHLHEVEGYQLSWPRRMKIALSIARVLRYLHTELQPPFAVAALASSSIYLTEDFSPKIIDFERWRGLVGKPLLSSGCVVNGGGHSNGVVDSRHVRFMDVQANTFAFGVILLELISGRASLSKDTDDLVDWARKHLEQPGELGKLVDPKLAGSVNQESLGIICNVVNLCIDAEPSRRPSMNMIAAILEDGVDTSVRDSSLAWAEAAIS, translated from the exons atgatggcCCGGCTGTTGCTCGGGGTCTCCCTCCTGCTGCTCGTGGGGCTCAGGCTCGGCCGCGCTGCCACCGCCGTGGCCTCTGAGCCCTCCGTCTCAGACGACA TGCGTGCGCTCCTCGCCTTCAAGAGAGCCATCTCCGACGACCCTCTCTCCGACTGGAACTCCAGCGACGCGGATCCCTGCTGGTGGTCCGGCGTCTGGTGCTCCTTCTCCAGCTGGAACTCCAGCGACAGCCGTGTGGTGGCTCT ggacttatcaaactcatctctCTCGGGGTTCCTCGCACCAGAGATTGGGTCCTTGACTTCACTGCAAAAACT CATATTGGATCACAATGCATTCACGGGCTCGATACCGAGAGAAATCGGCAAGTTAAAGAACCTTACCGTGCTGAATCTCGGTGCAAATCAACTGGTGGGGCCCATTCCAAGTGAGACCGGCGACATGAAAAACATCTCAACAAT AGACCTTCACGCGAATCGGTTGAGTGGCGCTATCCCTCCCGAGCTCGGCAAGTTGGCAAACCTCAAGGAGCTGCGATTGAGCAATAACAACCTTACAGGGACTATTCCTGGAAGTAATGATTCCATCAT GGTGTCCACTAACAATGAAGATGGAGTTGGTTTGTGTCAGTTAGCTCAGCTAACTGATATAGACCTCTCAGATAACCTTTTAACTGGAAGTATTCCTGCGTGCTTGGGACATATCCAAAG ATCAAGGATGGCGGGAAATTGCTTCGAGAACAATGGCACAATGAACCGTCCTGACTGGCAAT GTGGAAACAGCACGGACGCAGGCAAAGACAACAACAGTATTGGTAAAGATGGGCAGCAGAAAAGCAAGCTGCAGCCACTTTGGCTCCTCATTGTGGAAGTCGTCACAGGAGTTTCAGTGCTCACCGTTTTAACACTCTGTGTCATCGCTGGTATAAGAAGACGCAAAGATAGATCCTCCAGGCGGAACGGTGTTCCATGGACAAGAGCGTTAAGCTGGAAGGAAAACAACGTGATCTCAATTG ACGATGACTTGCTGGCAAATGTGCCGAAAATAACCCGGCAAGAGCTCGCCGAGGCCTGTGAAGACTTCAGCAACATAATTGGGTCTTCCCATGAGACAGTGGTGTACAAGGGAACCATGAAGGATGGCCGGGAGATCGCCGTCGTGTCAATGTCCGCTCCGGCGCATTACTGGACGAACTACGTCGAGCTTTACTTTCAGAAGGAG GTGGTAGAAATGGCCAGACTGGGTCACGAAAATGCCGCGAAGATGGTGGGATACTGCAAGTCGTCTGATCCGTTCTCAAGAATGGTAGTCTTCGAGTACCCACCCAACGGGACACTCTATGAGCATCTGCACG AGGTGGAAGGATATCAGCTATCCTGGCCCAGGCGGATGAAGATAGCGCTGAGCATCGCGCGCGTCCTCAGATACCTGCACACCGAGCTGCAGCCGCCGTTCGCCGTCGCGGCGCTGGCGTCCAGCTCCATCTATCTGACTGAAGATTTCTCGCCCAAG ATAATTGACTTCgagaggtggaggggcctcgtcGGCAAACCGCTCCTCAGCTCCGGCTGCGTGGTGAACGGCGGCGGGCATTCCAACGGCGTCGTGGACTCCCGGCACGTGCGCTTCATGGACGTCCAGGCCAACACCTTCGCCTTCGGGGTGATCCTCCTGGAGCTCATAAGCGGCAGGGCCTCGCTCTCCAAGGACACAGACGACCTGGTGGACTGG GCGAGGAAGCACCTGGAGCAGCCGGGGGAGCTGGGCAAGCTGGTGGACCCGAAGCTGGCCGGGAGCGTGAACCAGGAGAGCCTGGGCATCATCTGCAACGTGGTGAACCTCTGCATCGACGCCGAGCCGTCGCGGCGGCCCTCCATGAACATGATCGCGGCCATCCTCGAGGACGGCGTCGACACGTCCGTCAGGGATTCATCGCTGGCGTGGGCGGAGGCGGCCATCTCCTAG
- the LOC123427347 gene encoding uncharacterized protein DDB_G0286299-like — protein MAGEEQPLTEYEKERLARIRENEARLEALGIRRLAASPLLNQPSSAAAAAAAGAKRKQKKRSDDADEEYLPSDGGGGEESSSASDQDTEEDFKPSSRSNQKGKAKKKLNLGSPSKSTFREEDAPLTDFMDDDAALQQAIALSLAEPSKSSVTTAEPSKSSVTTTTAAEPSKSSVTTTTAAEPSKSSVTTAEPSKSSVTTTTTAETSSRGAKGRKGTPCKNDNTTPVKDSAKNRKTKKQVRSRIQLSEDDVVAIFFSFDEAGKGYIAPWDLEKMANVNDFIWTDFELSNMINFFDNDKDGKISLEEFRAIVSRCNMLQEPGE, from the exons ATGGCGGGAGAGGAGCAGCCCCTGACGGAGTACGAGAAGGAGCGGCTGGCGCGGATACGGGAGAACGAGGCCCGCCTCGAGGCCCTCGGCATCCGCCGCCTAGCGGCGTCCCCCCTCCTCAACCAGCCGTcctccgcggcggcggcggcggcggcgggggccaaGAGAAAACAGAAGAAGCGATCCGACGATGCGGACGAGGAGTACCTCCCGTCCGAcgggggcggcggggaggagagcTCGTCGGCCAGTGACCAGGACACCGAGGAGGACTTCAAGCCTTCCTCTAGGTCTAACCAAAAG GGAAAGGCAAAGAAGAAACTGAACTTAGGAAGCCCTTCTAAAAGCACCTTTAGAGAAGAAGATGCTCCCTTAACCGATTTTATGGATGACGATGCAGCCTTACAACAG GCGATTGCACTCTCCCTGGCAGAACCTTCAAAAAGCTCCGTGACAACAGCAGAACCTTCAAAAAGTTCCGTGACGACAACAACAGCTGCAGAACCTTCAAAAAGTTCCGTGACGACAACAACAGCTGCAGAACCTTCAAAAAGCTCCGTGACAACAGCAGAACCTTCAAAAAGTtcagtgacgacaacaacaactgcagAAACTTCAAGCAGAGGAGCCAAAGGACGgaaaggcacgccgtgcaaaaatGACAATACCACACCTGTTAAGGACTCTGCTAAAAATAGGAAGACAAAGAAGCAG GTCAGGAGCAGAATTCAACTGTCGGAAGATGATGTGGTGGCAATATTCTTCTCATTTGATG AAGCTGGAAAAGGATACATCGCACCCTGGGATCTTGAAAAAATGGCCAACGTAAATGATTTCATCTGGACAGATTTTGAGCTATCTAATATGATCAATTTCTTTGATAATGACAAAGATGGAAAG ATAAGCCTCGAGGAATTCCGAGCCATCGTGTCCCGATGCAACATGCTGCAAGAGCCAGGGGAGTGA
- the LOC123427348 gene encoding vesicle-associated protein 1-2-like isoform X1, which translates to MGSDSKELLGIEPLELRFPFEFMKQISCSMELTNRTDDYLAFKVKTTSPKKYCVRPNSGIVPPRSTSSVVVTMQALKQAPPDMQCKDKFLVQSAVVTEGTAVKDITGEMFKKESGNVVDEVRLKVVYVQPPRPPSPVREGSEEGSSPRPSWSDGTNINYQDMQATRESDEPPLSSARKEPLEITSETSPLISRLTEERNSAIQQNNKLREELDLVRREISKQNGNGGFPLVFVVAVALLGILLGYLMKR; encoded by the exons ATGGGCTCCGACTCCAAGGAGCTGCTCGGGATCGAGCCCCTCGAGCTCCGCTTCCCCT TCGAGTTCATGAAGCAGATCTCGTGCTCCATGGAGCTCACCAACAGGACGGACGACTACCTCGCCTTCAAG GTCAAGACGACCAGCCCCAAGAAGTACTGCGTGCGGCCCAACAGCGGCATTGTGCCGCCACGGTCCACCAGCAGCGTCGTCG TGACGATGCAAGCGCTGAAGCAGGCGCCGCCTGACATGCAGTGCAAGGACAAGTTTCTCGTGCAGAGCGCCGTTGTGACGGAGGGAACAGCAGTCAAGGATATCACCGGAGAGATG TTTAAGAAAGAATCAGGGAATGTGGTGGATGAGGTGAGGCTGAAAGTTGTCTATGTACAACCACCCCGACCACCATCGCCTGTGCGTGAGGGGTCTGAGGAGGGTTCGTCGCCTCGGCCTTCATGGTCAGATGGGACAAACATAAATTAtcaagat ATGCAGGCAACAAGGGAATCTGATGAGCCACCACTGTCCTCG GCGCGCAAGGAACCATTGGAGATAACCTCTGAG ACATCACCGTTGATTTCAAGATTAACTGAAGAGAGGAACTCTGCTATTCAGCAGAACAACAAGCTTCGCGAGGAACTG GACCTTGTGAGAAGGGAGATCAGCAAGCAAAATGGCAACGGTGGGTTCCCATTGGTGTTTGTGGTTGCCGTTGCCCTGCTGGGAATTCTGCTGGGTTATCTGATGAAGAGATAG
- the LOC123427348 gene encoding vesicle-associated protein 1-2-like isoform X2, producing the protein MGSDSKELLGIEPLELRFPFEFMKQISCSMELTNRTDDYLAFKVKTTSPKKYCVRPNSGIVPPRSTSSVVVTMQALKQAPPDMQCKDKFLVQSAVVTEGTAVKDITGEMFKKESGNVVDEVRLKVVYVQPPRPPSPVREGSEEGSSPRPSWSDGTNINYQDATRESDEPPLSSARKEPLEITSETSPLISRLTEERNSAIQQNNKLREELDLVRREISKQNGNGGFPLVFVVAVALLGILLGYLMKR; encoded by the exons ATGGGCTCCGACTCCAAGGAGCTGCTCGGGATCGAGCCCCTCGAGCTCCGCTTCCCCT TCGAGTTCATGAAGCAGATCTCGTGCTCCATGGAGCTCACCAACAGGACGGACGACTACCTCGCCTTCAAG GTCAAGACGACCAGCCCCAAGAAGTACTGCGTGCGGCCCAACAGCGGCATTGTGCCGCCACGGTCCACCAGCAGCGTCGTCG TGACGATGCAAGCGCTGAAGCAGGCGCCGCCTGACATGCAGTGCAAGGACAAGTTTCTCGTGCAGAGCGCCGTTGTGACGGAGGGAACAGCAGTCAAGGATATCACCGGAGAGATG TTTAAGAAAGAATCAGGGAATGTGGTGGATGAGGTGAGGCTGAAAGTTGTCTATGTACAACCACCCCGACCACCATCGCCTGTGCGTGAGGGGTCTGAGGAGGGTTCGTCGCCTCGGCCTTCATGGTCAGATGGGACAAACATAAATTAtcaagat GCAACAAGGGAATCTGATGAGCCACCACTGTCCTCG GCGCGCAAGGAACCATTGGAGATAACCTCTGAG ACATCACCGTTGATTTCAAGATTAACTGAAGAGAGGAACTCTGCTATTCAGCAGAACAACAAGCTTCGCGAGGAACTG GACCTTGTGAGAAGGGAGATCAGCAAGCAAAATGGCAACGGTGGGTTCCCATTGGTGTTTGTGGTTGCCGTTGCCCTGCTGGGAATTCTGCTGGGTTATCTGATGAAGAGATAG